From a region of the Castanea sativa cultivar Marrone di Chiusa Pesio chromosome 10, ASM4071231v1 genome:
- the LOC142614315 gene encoding tocopherol cyclase, chloroplastic: METKLVSLCHQPRHFSPNLGFPSTNLNSTLKLKLELPQPSSKLGFRTSLIVFASISTSQGESNASSPIGREKPSSASVSPLYVPTPPNRELRTPHSGYHFDGTTRKFFEGWYFKVSIPELRQNFCFMYSVENPAFRKKLSALEVAQHGPRFTGVGAQILGADDKYICQYSEESHNFWGSRHELILGNTFIAEKELKPPNKEVPPQEFNKRVVEGFQVSPLWNQGFIRDDGRSNYVETVKTARWEYSTRPTYGWGNVGSKQKSSAGWLAAFPVFEPHWQICMAGGLSTGWIEWDGERIEFQNAPSYSEKNWGGAFPRKWFWVQCNVFEGASEEVALTAAGGLRQLPGLTENFESAALIGVHYGGIFYEFVPWNGVVSWEIAPWGKWCIVAENQTHKVEVEATTKDLGTTLRAPTTESGLSPACKDTCFGELRLQLWERRYDGSEGKIILDVTSDMAAVEVGGGPWFNTWKGEAKMPELLSGALRAPVDVDGIFGLIPLLKPPGL, encoded by the exons ATGGAAACAAAGCTCGTCTCTCTCTGCCATCAACCTCGCCATTTCTCTCCCAACTTAGGGTTTCCATCCACAAACCTCAATTCCACACTCAAACTCAAGCTCGAGCTCCCTCAACCTTCTTCGAAGCTAGGTTTTCGAACGAGTCTGATCGTGTTCGCTTCCATTTCGACTTCACAAGGTGAATCTAACGCGTCCTCCCCCATTGGAAGAGAGAAGCCAAGCTCGGCCTCTGTTAGTCCCCTCTACGTGCCTACCCCTCCCAATCGAGAGCTGCGAACCCCTCACAGCGG GTACCATTTTGATGGAACCACTAGGAAGTTCTTTGAGGGCTGGTACTTCAAGGTCTCTATTCCGGAACTGAGGCAGAATTTCTGCTTCATGTATTCTGTGGAGAATCCTGCATTCCGTAAGAAATTATCGGCTTTGGAAGTAGCACAGCATGGACCTAGATTTACTGGAGTTGGGGCTCAAATTCTTGGCGCAGATGACAAGTATATTTGCCAATACTCTGAAGAATCTCATAACTTTTGGGGAA GTAGGCATGAGCTAATATTGGGGAATACTTTTATTGCGGAAAAAGAATTGAAGCCACCAAACAAGGAGGTCCCTCCTCAG GAATTTAACAAAAGAGTGGTGGAAGGGTTCCAAGTCAGCCCATTATGGAATCAAGGATTCATTCGTGATGATGGCAG GTCAAATTATGTGGAAACAGTGAAGACTGCTCGTTGGGAGTACAGTACCCGCCCTACTTATGGCTGGGGTAATGTTGGGTCCAAACAGAAGTCCTCAGCAGGCTGGCTGGCAGCTTTTCCAGTCTTTGAACCCCATTGGCAAATATGCATGGCAGGGGGATTGTCAACAG GATGGATAGAGTGGGATGGTGAAAGGATTGAGTTTCAAAATGCTCCTTCTTATTCTGAAAAGAATTGGGGTGGAGCATTCCCAAGAAAATGGTTTTGG GTTCAGTGCAATGTTTTTGAAGGTGCAAGTGAAGAAGTTGCTCTTACTGCCGCTGGTGGGTTGAGGCAACTACCTGGACTAACAGAGAATTTTGAAAGTGCTGCAttg ATTGGAGTTCACTATGGTGGAATATTCTATGAATTTGTGCCATGGAATGGTGTTGTCAGTTGGGAAATTGCTCCTTGGGGTAAGTGGTGCATTGTTGCCGAGAATCAGACACATAAG GTTGAAGTAGAGGCAACGACAAAGGATCTGGGTACGACATTGCGTGCTCCAACAACTGAGTCTGGCCTTTCTCCAGCTTGTAAAGATACTTGTTTTGGTGAGTTAAGATTGCAATTGTGGGAGCGGAGATATGATGGCAGTGAGGGGAAG ATTATATTGGATGTTACAAGTGACATGGCAGCTGTAGAAGTAGGAGGGGGACCATGGTTCAACACTTGGAAGGGAGAAGCGAAAATGCCCGAGCTCCTTAGTGGAGCTCTTAGAGCTCCTGTTGATGTGGATGGGATCTTTGGTTTGATTCCGTTATTAAAACCCCCTGGTCTGTAG